GATTAAAGGTGTAATCAAAAAACACAAAACCGCACCTCAATCAGCCCTGATTAGTCGACTAAACCCAATCATAAGAGGATGGGGGAACTACTATTCAGGAGTAGTATCTATGGATACTTTCACAAAACTAGACCATACAATCTGGTTGATGTTAAGGGCATGGACAGTATCAAGATGCAGAAAAGCGAACTACGAAAAGCTGAGAAATTACTTTAGACCGGGTACAGTTAAACTCAGCAATGGGAAAGAAAGACAAGAATCCTGGTTATTTCAAACCAAAGACGGTCTCCACTTATGGCAACATAATTGGATACCAATTGTCAGACATACCTTAGCACGCTCCGACGCATCACCATTCGACGGAAATTGGACCTACTGGGCAACCAGAAGAGGACAAGCAATCGACACACCGACAAGAGTAGCCAAACTACTTAAGAAGCAACAAGGCAAGTGTAACCGATGTGGGCAATACTTCACCCCATCGGACTTAATTGAAGTTGACCACATCCACCCTCTCAGCCTAGGCGGAAAGGATGAATATAAAAACCTTCAATTACTACACCGCCACTGTCATGATGAAAAATCAGCTTCAGATGGAAGCCTCGATATACCCACAAGACAAAGTATACAGGCAACCACAGAGAAGTCAAGCGGTATCCTTAACAAAGGAACAATCAAACTAGGAGCCGTGTGAGGTGAAAGTCTCAAGCACGGTTCTGAATGGGAGGGGAGGTCGGTGACGACCTTCTCGACCCCTAATTCCTTTCCCCCTTTCTTCGATGCTATCCTTACTAAAAAAGCTCTGGAATTGGCTAAAATCGCTCTTTATTGCCAGTCCAAAGGCAATTAACCCCAAAGAAGTCAAAAATACTCCTCCAGAACCCAGCGATGGGGAATATGAAGGGATATTGATGGGGTTATTCGAGCAGGTGGCGGCGGGAACCACTACCGGCGGGTTACGGGGATGGCTATACAGTCGCCATTGTGACGATAAAAAGCTGGCGCGGTGGTTAGAGGTCAAAAGCGAGGAATGGCTACAGTATCCGGAAGATTATCAAACTTTAGGGCGGGATCTGGCGGCTTTAGGGAAGGTGATGACGGGAAATCTGGGGGAAGTGTCCCAACGGATTAGCCTCCAGTTACGCGACGCGGTGAGGGATGTTTCCGGTGTGGAGGGGGAAAATCTATGCCCAAAGGAGACGGATTTAACGGAAGTGGTTCAGGATGCCGAATTCTGGTTTGAGCAAGGAAACCAGAAATACATGAATGGGGATTTTATCGGCGAGATCGCATCCTACGATCAAGCTTTAGAATTTAAACCCGATGACCCTGATGCTTGGAACAACCGAGGGGTTGCGTTAGGTAATTTAGGCAGATTTGAACAAGCGATCGCATCCTTTGATCGAGCTTTAGAAATTAAACCCGATTACCATCAAGCTTGGGACAACCGAGGGATTGCGTTGCATAAATTAGGCAGATTTGAACAAGCGATCGCATCCTACGATCGAGCTTTAGAATTTAAACCCGATTTCCATGAAGCTTGGATCAACCGAGGGGTTGCGTTAGGTAATTTAGGCAGATTTGAGGAAGCGATCGCATCATATGATCGAGCTTTAGAAATTAAACCCGATTTACATCAAGCTTGGTACAACCGAGGGATTGCGTTAAGGAATTTAGGCAGATTAGCAGAAGCGATCGCATCCTACGATCGAGCTTTAGAAATTAAACCCGATGACCATGAAGCTTGGAACAACCGAGGGATTGCGTTAAGGGATTTAGGCAGATTAGAAGAAGCGATCGCATCCTACGATCGAGCTTTAGAAATTAAACCCGATTTCCATGAAGCTTGGTACAACCGAGGGATTGCGTTAGGTAATTTAGGCAGATTAGAAGAAGCGATCGCATCCTACGATCAAGCTTTAGAATTTAAACCCGATAAGCATGAAGCTTGGAACAACCGAGGGATTGCGTTAGGTAATTTAGGCAGATTGGCAGAAGCGATCGCATCCTATGATCGAGCTTTAGAAATTAAACCCGATGACCATGATGCTTGGAACAACCGGGGGGTTGCGTTAGCTGATTTAGGCAGATTTGAACAAGCGATCGCATCTTATGATCGAGCTTTAGAAATTAAACCCGATTTCCATCTAGCTTGGTACGGCCGAGGGTGGGCCGTTTGTTCTCTGAGTAAAAATCGCGTTTCTACTCCCAGTCTAGAAGCTCTCATTTACCGTAAACCGATAGTAGCCCTTAATGACCGAGAACCCCATATTTTCGCCCTCCGGGAGGCACTTACCCACCTCATTCAAGGATCGCCTCCGTGGGGGCAAATTTATCGCTATCTAGGGGAAGCTTATCTGAAACATTCCCAGTATAAAGAGAATGCTAGTCCCTATTGGCGCGAAGCGATCCGACATTATCAAATCGCTTTACCGATTCTCAGCGAAAAAGACTTCCCCGAAGATCATTTAGAAATTCTGCAAGGATTGATCCGCGCTCATCTTTCCCTACAGGAAATCCCTGAAGCGCGATTCTATCAACAACAGGGGCGCCACCTTTTTACCAGACTACGCGCCCAGAAACGCGATAAACCGGCTTTTGAGAGAAAATTCAGCAGTTTTAGTCACCTAGAAATCGATTTACTGATCGAGGAAAATCATCCTCTAGACGCAATTGAACAGGCAGAATTTTATAAAAATCGTTGTTTGACTTGGATTCTCGATAATTGGCAAGAAAACCCCACCAGTCCCGATTATGCCACTATCCAAAGCCTGACAGGTCCGAATAAGGCGATTATTTACTGGTATCTCAGCGAGGACAATCTCACCACCTTTATTATCACCCCAGAGGCTGATCCCGTCATTGTCGAGCCAGAACAACGCCGTCAACCAGCGCGACAGTTTCGGACTTGGTTAACTGAATGGGATAAACAATACCTTGACTATGCCAGTAAAAAAGAAACGGAGAATAAACAAAATCACCCCTGGAGATTGTCACTTAACAGCCGTTTTGCCCAATTAAAGCGGATTTTACAGATCGATAAAATTCTCGAACCTTTGCCAGTTTCCGTTGATTCCCTGATTCTCATCCCCCACCGGGATCTGCACCGCTTCCCCCTACATACCCTCTTCCCCGAAAAATACACCGCCACCTATCTCCCCTCTGCTCAGGTCGGTTTGCGTCCCCAGTCCGGCGATTCCTCCTATTCTCCCCTCCTCAGCGTCGAAGACCCCAAAACGGAACAAAAACCCATGGATTTCGCCCAACTGGAATCAGCGATTATTAGCCATATCCTGCAACCGAGCCAGAGAATTAGCACGAAAAAGGCCTCACGGGAAAACGTCCGCAACGCCCTCGAAAATGCCCATAAAACCTTTCATTTCACCGGTCATGGCTATTATGACTCTTTTCGCCCCCAAGCCTCTGCGATCGCCCTTAGCGATGGCTTATTGACCGTCCGGGATATCCGTGCGCTGAACCTCTCTAGTTACCGTCTCGTCTGTCTGGCTGCCTGTGAAACCGCTCTCACCGGTAAGGATGGCATTACTACCGAATACGTCGGCCTCGTCAGTGCTTTCTTGGCAGCCGGTGCGACTAATGTGGTCAGTACCCTCTGGCCGGTGAAGGAGATTTCTAGTGCTTGGTTTATGATTAACTTCTATCAAAGATTATTAGCGGGTGAATCCCCGGCCCTAGCTCTGAAAAATACACAAAATTGGTTAAAAAATATCACTTGGCAGCAACTAGCTAACTGGATCGAGCAACTTGGACAACTTCCCGACCTAATGGAATGGGTCGATCGACTGGAGGCGCGGGCGGCGAATATTTTAAAGGAAGGCAGTACAATAGGGCTAGATCAGCTAACAGAATACAGTGATCCTTACTATTGGGCAGCCTATACCCTGACTGGACAGGACTAACTTATGGAAATCCCCAAAGCAATTATCGATCTTGAAGCGCTGCTAATCGCCCTCGCACAGCAGACTGAACCTTTGCCAGAATATCTACAGCGATCGCTCAAAGAAATTGAACGATTATTAAGGGAAGAACAACCCCAGGCAGCAACACAATTGCGGCAACTTGTCAAGGATTTTCCCCCCCTAGAAAAAGCTTATAAAAAAGCGATCGAAGAGTTAGACGCAGCCTATGCTAACCAAGAATGCGCCAAAAGTTTAAGCGTCACTTTTCCCGATAGTTTAGATTTCGAGGCCCTATTTATTAATGATGTTATTCCTAGCCAAGATTGGGTAAAAACTGCCCAAAAATTAGCCCGATCCCCCCTTGATCGCGAGGGTGCTGATTCCCCTCGATTTTGGGATAAAGCCGATCGCCTGATGGTGGTAACGGTGGGAGGTGCAGCCCTAGGGGGATCGATTGCGGGAGTTTATGGCGCGGTTATTGGTGCGATATTAGCGGCCGGCTGCGGATGGTATATTACCTTTAGGAAAGCAAAATCAGCATAAATTTTTGATGAAGATTGTTAACATTGAAAACTTTCTTTTGTTAATCGGAACCTTGGTTATTACCGCAAGCGTGGCGCTGGTTACAAAAAAACAGCCAAGACGGGGAAACAATAAATCTTATCTAGAAATTCTTTTTGTTTCTGGGTTAAGTTTATCGGCTGTATTGGCAATATCTAAGGTGGTCTATAAAGTGTTAACTGATGAAAATTTTCAGAATTGCCTTGGCTCGGATAGTCAAATCCTTCTTTTGTTAGCTGCTGTTCTCGGTATCTTTATTTCTATTCAAGAGATTTGTAAATTATTTGAAGCGAAGTAATAGGAATGCCAGCTTTATCCATATCCAAAAGTTATACTAAATCCTGTTGAGAAGGTTTTGATCCCCCCTTGATCCCCCCTTAATAAGGGGGGCGCTGATCCCCCCTTGATCCCCCCTTAATAAGGGGGGCGCTGATCCCCCCTTGATCCCCCCTTAATAAGGGGGGCGCTGATCCCCCCTTGATCCCCCCTTAATAAGGGGGGCGCTGATCCCCCCTTGATCCCCCCTTAATAAGGGGGGCGCTGATCCCTCCTTGATCCTAGGGTTGATTCATTGTAGGGTTGATTCATGAATCAACCCTACTACCCTTAATAAGGGGGGTGCTGATGATTTTTAACACCTACCTACTTAAAACTACATTCCCATAATTTCGTAACCGGAATCTACATAAATAATCTGACCGGTAATACCACTAGCAAGATCACTGGCTAAAAAAGCGGCCGTATTTCCCACCTCAATTTGTGTCACCGTGCGATGTAAAGGAGCGATTTCTTCCACATGATGGATCATATCAAGAATTCCCCCCACGGCCGAAGATGCTAAGGTGCGAATTGGACCGGCGGAAATACCATTAACTCGGATCTTTTGGCCACCTAATTCGGCGGCTAAATAGCGAACACTCATTTCTAAACCAGCTTTTGCCACCCCCATTAAATTATAGTTAGGAATTACCTTGACACCGCCGAGATAGGTAAGAGTGATAATACTTCCCCCTTCCGTCATCAAAGGTTTAGCCGATCGAGCTAGACGGGTTAGGGAAAAAGTGCTAATATCTAGGGATTTAGTGAAAGCTTCCCGAGGGATGGCGGTAAAATCGCCCGTTAAACCCTCTTTATCGGCAAAAGCGAGACAGTGAATCAAAATATCCAGTTTACCCCATTTTTCCGCCACTGTAGCGAAAGTATCTTCTACCTGTTGGTCATTTTGGACATCGCAGGGGACATAAAAAGCGGGATTAAGTTCATCGGCCAATTCTCGCACTTTTTTCTCAAAACGGCCCTTTTCGTCGGGGAGATAGGTGACACCGATATTTGCACCAGCTTGATGGAGTTGTTGGGCAATTCCCCAAGCGATCGAGCGATTATTGGCAATTCCCGTCACTAGGGCGTTTTTTCCCGTTAAATCTAACATAGTTCTCGTTTCTCTTACAAAAATCTCCCCAATAGCCGACCCCAGCGAGATTCGGTATAATAGGGATACAGATAACGGGGCAGCAATGATCACCCCTCCCCCATTGTCTGGCAAAAAGCGCCCAAAACTTTTCCCAGTTTAGGCAGCGGTTGTGTTTAATAGAGGTGACACTCGTTGCATAATAAAAACAATTTTCCCCTTTTTTGGATGTGAGATGGACTTATCCCTAATACAAGACAAACCCCTAGCAGATGTGTTCCGTCGAATCGGCAGCGGCAATTTCCCCCCGGTGGTGGAATTGTTCGAGCGTGGCAAAACGATCTTTTTCCCTGGAGATCCCGCCGAAAGAGTCTATTTTTTGCTGAAAGGAGCCGTTAAGTTGTCGCGAGTCTATGAAGCGGGAGAGGAAATTACCGTGGCTCTACTGCGGGAAAATAGCGTCTTTGGTGTGCTATCCTTACTCACCGGCCAGCGATCGGATCGTTTTTATCATGCTGTGGCTTTTACTCCGGTAGAATTACTCTCGGCCCCGATCGATCAGGTAGAAAGATCCCTGCGCAATAATCCCGATTTATCAATGTTGATGTTGCAGGGGTTGTCCTCGCGGATTCTGCAAACGGAAATGATGATCGAAACCTTGGCTCACCGGGATATGGGTTCCCGTTTGGTCAGTTTTTTATTGATTCTCTGTCGTGATTTTGGGGTTCCCACCACCGATGGCATCCGGGTGGATCTAAAATTGTCTCACCAAGCGATCGCAGAGGCGATCGGTTCTACCCGCGTCACTGTCACCCGTTTATTGGGAGAGCTGCGGGATCAGGAAATGGTCTCAATTCACAAGAAGAAAATTACCGTCCATAATCCCGTCGCTCTCAGTCAACAATTTACCTAAATTCTGGATGACTAGCGCTTATATTTTGGTTTTGGCCATCGTGGTTTTAGGTGGTCTGATAGCGGCTGTTGGCGATCGCATAGGGAGCCGTATCGGTAAGAAAAGGATGCGTTTATTTAATCTGCGTCCGAAACAAACCGCAACTTTAATGACGATTGTAACGGGAATTTTGATCGCCGGTTCGACTTTAATCGTCTTGTTTGCTTCTAGTAAATCCCTGCGTCAAGGGGTTTTTGAACTGGATCGCCTTTTAAATGAACGTCGTGCCGCTATTAAGGATTTGGAAAGTCAGGTAAGAAAAACCACCGAACAAAAAAATCAGGTGGAAAAGGCGTTAAAAACGGCTAAAAGTGAACAGATAGCCGTGCAGAAACGTCTAGAGGTTCTTAACAAAAATTATCAAGCTTCTCGTCAACGTTTGCGATTAGTTTCGGGACAGTTGGAAAAGTTTCGGAAGGAAGTGGCTAATTTAAACAATGAACGAGTTATTTTAACTAATCAAAAGGCACAGTTAACCAGTCAACGGGATCAATTGTTCCAACAAAAATCAATTCTTTCTGGTCAGATAAATCAACTACAAACCACCGTTAAAGTTAGAGATAAAGAGTTAGCTAATCAACAAAAGTTATTAACGGCCAGACAAGCGCGACTTCAACAGTTAGAAACCCAGCAAAAAACCCTACAGCTAGAAATTGATCGCCGGGATCAACGTATTGGAGAACTCGATAGCTCGATCGTCGATAAAAATTTAGCTTTGGAACAGCGCGAGGGAAAATTAAAAGATTTAGAGACCCAAATGGCTTTTCTTAAGCGGGAAGTGGAAGTTTTAGAACAATACTATCAAACCTATCAAGAATTGCGGGAAAAACAAATCGCTATTTTCCGGGGACAGGTGTTATCTTTTGGAGCTTTTCGTATTGTTGATCCCCAAGCTATTGTCACCGTTATCGATAAGTTATTGCGAGAAGCGAATATAAATGCTATCCGTGCCACCCAACCGAATCAGCCTAATTTTGACCAGCGTTTAGTTAAGATCACAAAAGCACAGGTAGAACAGTTAAGTCAACAATTACAGGACGGTAAAGAATATGTGGTGAGAATTCTTTCAGCAGGTAATTATGTCTTAGGAGAAACCGAGATTCGTGTCTTTGCTGATGTGGTTCCCAATCAAAGAGTTTTTGAGGAAAAACAGGTCATCGCTGCCGTTTCCATTGATCCCCAAAATATGACAGAAGAAGACCTACAAAAGCGGTTAGATTTACTCTTAGCTTCGGCTCAATTTCGCGCTAGAAGTGCGGGAGTTTTAGGGTCAATTCAAGTGGAAGATGGTTTATTAACTACGGTAGTTAACTTTATTGGTCAAGTGAAAAAGTCGGGTAATTCTATCGAGACACTTGAGGCAATTGCCGCTAGTAAAACTAATACATCTGGACCTTTAACTTTGCGTTTAGTGGCGGTAAAAGATGGTAAAATTATTTTTAGTACGTCCCCTTAAAATATAGCTAAAGTTAGGAGTTGAGATTAAAATCAACTCCTTCGTAAATATCGGCAAGATTTAAGCTAATTCCTAAAGAATCTAGGGATATAATTCCCCTTGCTGGGGTGTATTCTTGCAGTAACCAATTATTGTCTGATGTTTTGCTATAGGATTCTATTAGTATCTCTCCTTGACTGACGAGAAGATATTGGTTTAATTGGGGTATAGAACGATAATAACGAAATTTATCACCCCGATCATAACTAGAGGTGGAAGGGGATAAAACTTCGATAATTACACAGGGATTTAAAATTTCATCGTTGCGATTATCACTCAATAATGGTTCCCCAGCAATGATCATTAAATCTGGGTATAACCCGCGATTATATTGGGGTATCCATAGACGTAGATCGCTAGATTGAAGACGATAATTAGTTCCTCTTAAAGCTAATTTTAGTAGGACAATAAGATTAATGAGAATACTATTATGATTGATGCTTCCCCCCGTCATCTCGATAATTTCCCCGTCGTGATATTCGTGTTTAGTTTCCGCGCTAGTTTCTAAATTACGATATGCTTCTAAGCTGAGAATTTCGGGAGGAGATGAAGTCAACATTTTTCTAGATCAGAGCTTCTTTTATTTAATCATAACACAATTAATGCTACCTGTTTAATCCTAATTCCCCCTGGAGAAAATCAATAAATTGTCTAGCAGTTCTTCCCGATCGCCCATTATGTTGGGTTGCCCATTGTTTGGCACGAAATTCTAGGTCTTCTAGGCTAATTTCTAATTTAGATAAACTGGCTAAATGACGCACTATTTTCAAATACTTTTCTTGATTAGCCGGTTCAAAAGTTAGGGTTAAACCAAAGCGATCACTAAAGGATAATTTTTCTTGTACTGTGTCCCAATTATGCACTTCATCACTATCTTTTGGTTGTGGTCGATCGGCAAAAAATTCTCTGACTAAATGTCGGCGATTAGAAGTGGCATAAACTACGACATTTTTCGGTCTAGCGGTGACACTTCCCTCTAAAACAACTTTTAAAGCTTTAAAAGCTTCATCGTCTTCTTCAAAGGATAAATCATCGACAAAGATAATAAATTTTTGCGGTAAATCTCGCAGAATTTCAATAATTAATGGTAGGTCTTTTAATTGGGATTTGGCCACTTCAATTAAGCGCAATCCTTGACTATGGTATTTTTGCAATAATCCCTTGACTAGAGAGGATTTTCCCGAACCACGGCTGCCATAGAGTAGGACATTTAAAGCGGGATAGCCTGCTAATAAAAACTCAGTGTTTTTAATCAAGGTTTCCTTGGGCATTTCATAACCGACTATTTCTTGAATCTGCACAGGATCGGGATGAGTAATTCCTTGTAATCGGCCTTCTTGCCACCTTAAAGCTTGATAACGGGCAAAAATTCCTGTACCGCATTCACGATAATAATCGGCTATATCTTCCACTAATTCCGTCCAATTTAAACCAGAATGTAGGAAACTTTCTAATTTGTTGTCCACTTCCCAAGCGGGGAAATTTATAAATTTAATTTGTTCAAAAACTGTCGAATTGCTGAGGCTATAAATGCTAGAATTATAGAGAGATTGGAGGATAGATAAATCCTGTTTCACGCCATTAATTAAAGATTCGGGTAACTCCCAAACACTTTTTTTCTGTACCTGTTGACTAAAGGGATTATCATCTAATAATATTTGTTCGACTAGAAAATCATTCCAACTGATATTTTTAGATGCTAAAGCTTGAAACAATTGACCATAAGCTTTGAGAAAATCGGCGATATTATCCGTAGATAATAGGGTAATAAATGCCTTGCCAATAGCATTATCAAAAACCCCTTGATACAAAACTAATAAGCTGACTTTTTGGTAAATTTCAGAGATCATTTTTTATTCTCCACTCATAACTAACATTTCATGTCCGCCTTTTTACAATTCTAATCCGATTTAATAATTGCCGTCCTGTAGTCGAGGAAATGTCAATCATTTATTATTATATCAAGATATAGCGTTTTTCAGTCTGCTGAGGTACAAAAGTTATGGGTTTTAGGCAAAAGGCAAAAGGCAAGAGGCAAAAGGGAAGAAAAATAGGTGTACCTCACTAGCTTAGGAAACGCTATAAGTTAATCTCTGCAAGATTAAGGTTAAAAAAGGTAAAATGCCTAGAGACTAATTCCCAGTATTTCTTGAATTGATTCTCAGTTATCTTGATGATGAGGTACAAGGTTTTCGTTTTGGGTAGTCGGGAGAAGATGCTCTGTCAGGTTATACTTCCTCTTGATGAGAAACGTTATATTTGATAAAATTTAACCAATCTTGGATTTCCTGTCCTAACCAGAGACATTCATCCTCGCGGAGATTCTGTCCGATAAGATAATAATTTTTAGCCGTCCGCAGACGAATCTGATAGTTAGCTTCTGTACCATTGCTATGAAGAAAAATACCCCATAAGTCTTGAGTTTTGAAAGCAAATTTTTGGTAGATAAAATTGAAGAGTTTATATTTAATTAAAACTTCTTGAGGGGTAAGAATTAACTGCATCTCCCGCAAAAAAATAAAACCAATCAGAGCTATAATAAAGGTAATAATTGGGGAGATAAAGACAGTGATAGTAAGGAAAATCGCCAAAGACCAGAGAGTAGGCGCATCGGAAGGTAGCTTAATTTTTGGGGGTAAATTAATCTCTAAATTATCCTTATGTTTAGCGATACGGATGGAACTGTGGGGAGGTTTTGGTAATTTCTTAGGATCGACTAAACTTGATACTTGACGATAGTAGGGATGTTGGAGAAATTTCAGGGCTTCTCTGGCACTTTTAAACCGCTTTTCTACCGCTACATCGGTCATAGTTTCTAACCAATCGATTAAATCATCATCGATTGTCACCAGTTGGCGAAATTGAATTTTAGAGTCGCGGTGGGGCAGTTCTATCGGCACAATTCCCGTCAATAAATGAATTAAAGTCATGCCTAAGGCATATAAATCAGAACTGGGAACCGCCCGGCCCCAAAATTGTTCTAGGGGTGCATAACCACTCGTCCCCACCACAGTAAAAGTAACTCCCGTCACTGCACCCCTGGCCTGGACTGCGCCAAAATCCACTAAATAAACGTTATTTTCCGAGTTAATAATTAAATTACTAGGTTTAATATCTCGATGTAATACTGGTGGCGATAATTCATGCAAATAGATGAGAATTTCGAGAACTTCTTGGGCAATAGTCCGAATTACCATAGGGGTGAAACGTTGCCCCTTTTCTAAGCGATCGCTTAGGGATTCTCCCGCTATATAATCTTGTACAAGTACAAACCAAGGAATCCCGTCACCTTGATTTTTATCGAGGGAAAAATAATCGCGATAGCGGGGAATACGAGGATGATGGAGAGAAGCTAAGACGGCGGCCTCCCGTTCAAATAATTTTAATTCTTCCCACTCCATCTGGGGACTAAAAGCGAGGAGTTTAATAATTACCGATTCTTGGGATAATACATCGATAGCTAACCAAGTTTGACGACCGATAGCGGTATTGCCTAGGCGTTGTTGCAGTTGGTAACGTTCAGCTAAAAGAGAATCAGAAGTAAAGGTCATGTTGGCTTTTCCCTTATTTAGACCTGTTTTTTGTCAGGAAAACTGCTGTGGAGGTACTAATTAATATCGATTTGTTTTTTGGCTGTCCAACAAAGGGCGATTCCTTTTTCTTTATAGGAAGATTCTCCGACAAAGATAGGATATAATGTAGATTCCCCACGATAGATAATTTCCTGACCATCAAATCCTAGAAAAATCGGTTGATTGGGTTGAATTGCCTGATAATCTCGTTGGAGAATCTGAGGATGTAACATGGCTTTAATTTCACCCTGTTCATCCCTAGGATAATCGATCGAGCCTAAACGTTGGTAAACTGTTAGGGATTCGCCGAAAGTATCGAGATGGGCAGCGAGATAATTTTCCTGTTCGATATAGTCTAGGATTTGATAGATGAGTGTTTCGGTTTGACGAAAAAGATAGGGACAGATGACACCATGGTTAATTGGACCGATTTCTAGGGTAAAAGCTAGGGGACAAATTCCTTTCAGAAAATGATTTTCTTCCTCGCTGACGGGATGATAAATTAAGCGCACATCAGGATTAATTTTAGTCAGATAGGTAAAGAGTTTTAATAGCCAAGGATGGGGGTTAGAATAAATAATCGCCAGCATCATGTTAGATGTGGTGCTGTGAATATCAATTAATAAATCAATGGATTTTTCTTGGATTTCTTTGACTATTTTTTTGGCTCGTTTTTGTTCGTATTGCTGACAATCGGGATTAACTAAATCTTTTTGGTTAAAACAACGATTTAAATCCGTATCGACATATCTAACCCGTTGCTTTAGGGCTAAGGGATTAGCGATGAGACTGTGGGATTGAAAACTGCTGCGGGCTAGGAGATTAGCTGAGTTTTGCAGGTATTTAACCAGATAAGCGGGAGTTAGTTCATTGCCATGCACACCGGCAATTAAAGCCAGATTTTTAATAGTAGTTTTCTGCTCGATCATTTTTTATAAGTTTTGAGAAGTTAAGTGGGTGGGTGGAATTAAATATAAGATGAAGGTAGGTTGGGTTGAAGCATGAAACCCAACGCCCGATTATGTTACGCTACCGCTAACCCATCCTACAAATAATTGTGCCTCCCTACTTATAATTATTTATGGTTTGCGGCAAAAAGTTTGTTGGTGGGGTTAGGAGACAGTTATCAGTTATCAGTTATCAGTTATCAGTTCACTGAGAAAAGTCCCCACACCCCACACCCTACACCCTACACCCCACACCCCACCCCTATAACTGATTTAGAAAAACCAGCCGTAGGAATGAAGACCTTTACCTAAAAGATTCACCCCTAAATAACATACCCAAACCACAACAAAACCACTCGCCGCTAGAATAGCCGGTTTTCTTCCTTGCCATCCCCGGGTAATGCGGGCATGGAGATAAGCGGCAAAAACTAACCAAGTAATTAGCGCCCAAGTTTCTTTCGGGTCCCAACTCCAATAGGAACCCCAAGCTTCATTGGCCCAAACCGCCCCGGCGATGATACCGATAGTGAGAAGGGGAAAACCGAGGCCAATGACCCGATAACTGATATTATCGAGGGTTTCCGCCAAGCTAAGACGTTGGGGCGAAAGAGTTGCCATCGCTGTTAAGGTGGGAGTTAAAAGGGCGGTTGGTCCACCGTTAGCCGTTTCCAGGAAAATTGGCGCGGAAAGAGTGGTAGATAACTTATTTTGGAGACGATAGGCTCCCGTACCCACGGAACTGCCTTTTAACTCGATATTTTGACCTCTCGTGACGATCAGAAAAGCGATCGCC
This portion of the Microcystis aeruginosa NIES-2549 genome encodes:
- a CDS encoding CHAT domain-containing protein, which translates into the protein MLSLLKKLWNWLKSLFIASPKAINPKEVKNTPPEPSDGEYEGILMGLFEQVAAGTTTGGLRGWLYSRHCDDKKLARWLEVKSEEWLQYPEDYQTLGRDLAALGKVMTGNLGEVSQRISLQLRDAVRDVSGVEGENLCPKETDLTEVVQDAEFWFEQGNQKYMNGDFIGEIASYDQALEFKPDDPDAWNNRGVALGNLGRFEQAIASFDRALEIKPDYHQAWDNRGIALHKLGRFEQAIASYDRALEFKPDFHEAWINRGVALGNLGRFEEAIASYDRALEIKPDLHQAWYNRGIALRNLGRLAEAIASYDRALEIKPDDHEAWNNRGIALRDLGRLEEAIASYDRALEIKPDFHEAWYNRGIALGNLGRLEEAIASYDQALEFKPDKHEAWNNRGIALGNLGRLAEAIASYDRALEIKPDDHDAWNNRGVALADLGRFEQAIASYDRALEIKPDFHLAWYGRGWAVCSLSKNRVSTPSLEALIYRKPIVALNDREPHIFALREALTHLIQGSPPWGQIYRYLGEAYLKHSQYKENASPYWREAIRHYQIALPILSEKDFPEDHLEILQGLIRAHLSLQEIPEARFYQQQGRHLFTRLRAQKRDKPAFERKFSSFSHLEIDLLIEENHPLDAIEQAEFYKNRCLTWILDNWQENPTSPDYATIQSLTGPNKAIIYWYLSEDNLTTFIITPEADPVIVEPEQRRQPARQFRTWLTEWDKQYLDYASKKETENKQNHPWRLSLNSRFAQLKRILQIDKILEPLPVSVDSLILIPHRDLHRFPLHTLFPEKYTATYLPSAQVGLRPQSGDSSYSPLLSVEDPKTEQKPMDFAQLESAIISHILQPSQRISTKKASRENVRNALENAHKTFHFTGHGYYDSFRPQASAIALSDGLLTVRDIRALNLSSYRLVCLAACETALTGKDGITTEYVGLVSAFLAAGATNVVSTLWPVKEISSAWFMINFYQRLLAGESPALALKNTQNWLKNITWQQLANWIEQLGQLPDLMEWVDRLEARAANILKEGSTIGLDQLTEYSDPYYWAAYTLTGQD
- the fabI gene encoding enoyl-ACP reductase FabI, yielding MLDLTGKNALVTGIANNRSIAWGIAQQLHQAGANIGVTYLPDEKGRFEKKVRELADELNPAFYVPCDVQNDQQVEDTFATVAEKWGKLDILIHCLAFADKEGLTGDFTAIPREAFTKSLDISTFSLTRLARSAKPLMTEGGSIITLTYLGGVKVIPNYNLMGVAKAGLEMSVRYLAAELGGQKIRVNGISAGPIRTLASSAVGGILDMIHHVEEIAPLHRTVTQIEVGNTAAFLASDLASGITGQIIYVDSGYEIMGM
- the ntcA gene encoding global nitrogen regulator NtcA, with the protein product MDLSLIQDKPLADVFRRIGSGNFPPVVELFERGKTIFFPGDPAERVYFLLKGAVKLSRVYEAGEEITVALLRENSVFGVLSLLTGQRSDRFYHAVAFTPVELLSAPIDQVERSLRNNPDLSMLMLQGLSSRILQTEMMIETLAHRDMGSRLVSFLLILCRDFGVPTTDGIRVDLKLSHQAIAEAIGSTRVTVTRLLGELRDQEMVSIHKKKITVHNPVALSQQFT
- a CDS encoding DUF3084 domain-containing protein, with amino-acid sequence MTSAYILVLAIVVLGGLIAAVGDRIGSRIGKKRMRLFNLRPKQTATLMTIVTGILIAGSTLIVLFASSKSLRQGVFELDRLLNERRAAIKDLESQVRKTTEQKNQVEKALKTAKSEQIAVQKRLEVLNKNYQASRQRLRLVSGQLEKFRKEVANLNNERVILTNQKAQLTSQRDQLFQQKSILSGQINQLQTTVKVRDKELANQQKLLTARQARLQQLETQQKTLQLEIDRRDQRIGELDSSIVDKNLALEQREGKLKDLETQMAFLKREVEVLEQYYQTYQELREKQIAIFRGQVLSFGAFRIVDPQAIVTVIDKLLREANINAIRATQPNQPNFDQRLVKITKAQVEQLSQQLQDGKEYVVRILSAGNYVLGETEIRVFADVVPNQRVFEEKQVIAAVSIDPQNMTEEDLQKRLDLLLASAQFRARSAGVLGSIQVEDGLLTTVVNFIGQVKKSGNSIETLEAIAASKTNTSGPLTLRLVAVKDGKIIFSTSP
- a CDS encoding Uma2 family endonuclease, producing MLTSSPPEILSLEAYRNLETSAETKHEYHDGEIIEMTGGSINHNSILINLIVLLKLALRGTNYRLQSSDLRLWIPQYNRGLYPDLMIIAGEPLLSDNRNDEILNPCVIIEVLSPSTSSYDRGDKFRYYRSIPQLNQYLLVSQGEILIESYSKTSDNNWLLQEYTPARGIISLDSLGISLNLADIYEGVDFNLNS